The window TGAATCGCATGATATGCGTACACTTCCAGGAGAGCAGTCAGTTCCCTAATGGCCTCAGTTGTACTCCCTTGAGCTCTTAAGATGGCCACCTTTCTCTTCCATATCCCGACACTATTTGGGTGGCTGTCCAAAGCTTCCTCGTACAGTGACAGGGCCTCCTCCAatctatgtatgtatgtgtgctCTACACTAGTCAATGTGCAAGGAGTGCCTTACCTTCCACTGCCCTCCAAACACATTCCCTCTAAACGCTTCACACGCAGACTACCCGGGAACTGCTTCCTGAGAGCTTCCAGTGAACGCTATACACAGTGATGATGAGAAGTCAGCCAgtaggagtgtgtgtgtgtgtacctgagCGGTGTCCAAGTCCCCAGTGTCCAGGGCAGCCACCACCACTTGTTCATGGATCTCCCACTCTGTATGTACACTAGTTAGCGTGTGTGAGGTCTCAGTATCTCTTACCCTCTGATCCTAGACTGGCTGATCTGAGCAGAAGCTGTCCCAACTGAAGGCATTGAGTACTCTTGCGTACTCCCTCCTCTCTCCAGCTCCGCAGCGTCTCCCTCGCCTCACTTACACTAACTGTCTCTCCTACACTCTCCATTTCTGCCACGAGAGTAGATTTACTTTTAGGCTTCATCGATCCTTTACCATACTGTCTGGTAAGGGATCGCTAAGGTAAATATACCACCCACCCACGTGGAGTACTTGGCTGCAGAGAAGGAAGACGTTCCACACTGCTGTTGCGACGTAGCCCCGCGATAGTTATGAGTACCCTCCACGCATTCTTCAAGCCTCTGAACAAGTCCCCCAAGACTCCCTCTTCCTCTACCAGTGCTATTAGGAAGAGG of the Halichondria panicea chromosome 2, odHalPani1.1, whole genome shotgun sequence genome contains:
- the LOC135330836 gene encoding ER membrane protein complex subunit 2-like translates to MKPKSKSTLVAEMESVGETVSVSEARETLRSWREEGVRKSTQCLQLGQLLLRSASLGSEEWEIHEQVVVAALDTGDLDTAQRSLEALRKQFPGSLRVKRLEGMCLEGSGRLEEALSLYEEALDSHPNSVGIWKRKVAILRAQGSTTEAIRELTALLEVFMTDKEAWLELADLYTLANNYSKAAFCLEELILFHPHHHLHHQRYAEVCYSLGTTEGLELSRKHFATALQLNPDNVRALYGFCWVSYSSNSQKKPAEVKSRNTRYIDWAKTQLKLKYQTGNGQLRIVEKMLDSLK